Proteins encoded together in one Rubripirellula reticaptiva window:
- a CDS encoding Gfo/Idh/MocA family protein translates to MGINAPLNRKLRMALVGGGAGSFIGRVHSIAACLDNRAVLTAGALSSNPERSKASAGDYDIDPSRAYGSYEAMFDAESKLPDDQRIDFVSIATPNHTHFEIARAAVEAGFNVVCDKPMTFDLAQSESLLETVKNSDVVFAVSHNYTGYPLVRQAREMILGGELGEINAIRTQYIQGWLRTSLEKEEQKQAAWRTDPTKSGAAGAFGDIATHAYNLGRFMTGEMPDKVSCHLKSFVEGRKLDDYGTAVIRYENGALGTCTASQISHGRENDVEVEIDGTKGSLKWRQENPNELIFRQNGKPHQIYTRDPNAPYTHPGAAASCRLPSGHPEAFFEAFANVYVAAFDDMAKRAAGESFETVDTIYPNVYDGVEGMYFIQQCVNSSNQDAAWLPLKHAAARK, encoded by the coding sequence ATGGGAATCAACGCACCACTGAACCGCAAACTCCGCATGGCACTGGTTGGCGGCGGCGCCGGATCATTCATCGGCCGCGTCCATTCCATCGCCGCTTGCTTGGACAATCGAGCAGTGTTGACTGCGGGAGCCCTGTCGAGCAACCCCGAGCGATCGAAAGCCTCGGCAGGCGATTATGACATCGATCCATCGCGTGCCTACGGCAGCTACGAAGCGATGTTCGACGCCGAATCGAAATTGCCCGACGACCAGCGGATCGACTTTGTCAGCATTGCGACCCCGAACCATACCCACTTTGAAATTGCACGCGCCGCCGTCGAAGCCGGATTCAATGTCGTCTGTGACAAACCGATGACGTTCGACTTGGCCCAAAGCGAATCGCTGCTTGAAACCGTCAAGAACAGCGACGTTGTCTTTGCCGTGTCCCACAACTACACCGGCTATCCGCTGGTTCGCCAAGCACGTGAAATGATCCTAGGCGGCGAGTTGGGTGAAATCAACGCAATTCGTACTCAGTACATCCAAGGCTGGCTGAGGACGAGTCTTGAAAAAGAAGAACAAAAGCAAGCCGCATGGCGAACCGACCCCACGAAGAGCGGCGCTGCGGGCGCGTTTGGCGATATCGCCACCCACGCTTACAACTTGGGCCGGTTCATGACCGGAGAAATGCCTGACAAAGTCAGTTGCCATTTGAAGTCGTTTGTTGAAGGCCGCAAGCTTGATGACTACGGCACCGCCGTGATTCGATACGAAAATGGTGCCTTGGGAACGTGCACCGCATCCCAGATCAGCCATGGCCGCGAAAACGACGTCGAAGTCGAAATCGATGGTACAAAGGGATCACTAAAATGGCGTCAAGAGAACCCAAACGAACTGATCTTCCGTCAAAACGGCAAGCCTCATCAGATCTACACCCGCGACCCCAATGCGCCGTACACCCACCCTGGCGCTGCAGCATCTTGCCGCCTGCCATCCGGACACCCGGAAGCCTTCTTCGAAGCGTTTGCCAACGTCTATGTTGCTGCCTTTGATGACATGGCCAAGCGTGCCGCAGGTGAATCGTTCGAAACCGTCGATACGATATACCCGAACGTTTACGATGGCGTCGAAGGCATGTACTTCATCCAACAATGCGTCAACAGTAGCAACCAAGACGCAGCCTGGTTGCCGCTGAAGCACGCGGCAGCGAGAAAGTAA
- a CDS encoding VanZ family protein: MTPRTTAPNDHQETGNDLEKDSRRPSESKRTVWILAVVSVIVVAALLMPIPLEGRTPSAIGNMVHAPLFAALTIAAIFLGDRWLAATWWSSRIVRMAATALTVFAFGIAIEFAQTLSGRTASFHDAIANGLGIGTGFCLSLAHTRVKSSPSDRRTPRILWGIAGFLIAIAWWGPVATLRDVLAMNRDFPLLASFETEAELERWYFSNTYGKRVRQDATLGDHSLEVEFSVNDHPSVTLTKLKHDWSGTQSIEADVTLDANHPQSEVELWINVIDYSKGKDFFDVFRKPFTIRRGEPTHLVISRNELMQPTAGRVLELDSVEYIEFQMIQPPMPTTVRVDFLRLRL, encoded by the coding sequence GTGACGCCCCGAACGACCGCTCCGAACGACCACCAAGAAACCGGCAACGATCTCGAAAAAGATAGCCGCCGACCCTCTGAGTCCAAGCGAACGGTCTGGATCTTGGCGGTGGTAAGCGTGATTGTTGTTGCCGCCTTGTTGATGCCGATTCCGCTTGAAGGTCGCACGCCGTCGGCGATCGGCAACATGGTTCACGCACCGCTTTTTGCGGCGCTGACCATCGCGGCAATTTTCTTGGGTGACCGATGGCTAGCAGCGACGTGGTGGTCGTCGCGCATCGTACGAATGGCGGCAACCGCATTGACGGTTTTCGCATTCGGAATCGCGATCGAGTTCGCGCAAACGCTATCCGGACGAACGGCGTCATTTCACGACGCGATCGCGAACGGATTAGGCATCGGAACCGGTTTCTGTTTGTCGCTCGCGCATACTCGCGTGAAATCGAGCCCCAGCGATCGACGCACACCTCGAATCCTGTGGGGCATTGCGGGCTTTCTAATCGCCATCGCATGGTGGGGCCCTGTGGCAACTTTGCGAGATGTGCTTGCGATGAACCGCGACTTTCCTCTGTTGGCATCGTTCGAAACCGAAGCCGAGTTAGAGCGATGGTACTTCAGCAACACGTACGGAAAACGCGTTCGCCAAGACGCGACTCTGGGCGACCATAGTTTGGAGGTTGAGTTCTCGGTCAACGATCATCCATCGGTCACGTTGACGAAATTGAAACACGATTGGTCCGGTACCCAATCGATCGAAGCGGACGTGACCCTAGACGCGAATCACCCGCAATCAGAAGTCGAGCTGTGGATCAACGTGATCGACTATTCCAAGGGCAAAGACTTTTTCGACGTCTTCCGTAAACCCTTTACGATTCGTCGCGGCGAACCAACACACCTGGTCATATCACGTAACGAACTAATGCAACCGACCGCCGGCCGGGTACTGGAACTTGATTCAGTTGAGTACATCGAATTCCAGATGATCCAGCCACCGATGCCGACCACCGTTCGCGTGGACTTCCTCAGACTTCGGCTGTGA
- a CDS encoding PAS domain-containing protein: MDTSTSEQSPPTMPEAFKEAVSEFRWCASTDGKLIWIDPNSIRLFGCDPATRWGDLQCGMPWVHTDDQSVRIAAFKRVSKSLSVESTDAACDPVAIEYRISRSDGSHWWVHETMAGEANENGVPIIHSLVRIINRRRHLESALKDSEAVYLSLVESLPLSVLRKDLRGRIQYANARACEQIGRCVDELIGKCDFDLFPADLAKKYMADDREVIESGKLYHDVERHQIADDKQVHVEVWKAPVHSALGDVVGIQIMFWDITNQKDAEHQVEFERFLLSTLLETVPDSVYFKDTDSRFIRMSKSCAAQFGIDDPRKAVGKSDADFFSREYARKTFLEEKQVMESNESILSQIEYVTFTDGSEGWSSTTKVALQDKSGRIIGTFGISRDVTEQKQAEQTLAQERDLLKTIINNVPDLIYVKDRAGRFVTANAALLNLLALDSTDQLLGRTDYDFSSPEMACDYVADDQNVMRSQKPLVDREETHRTEDGNTICLLTTKVPLFGSDGEVLGVVGIGHDITKRKRADEDMLAAKEIADKANRAKSDFLANMSHEIRTPMNAIIGMTDLVLDTKLDPSQRSFLSMVQESADSLLSVINDILDFSKIEAGKMDLEPRVFEIRESLGDTMKTLGLKAHAKGIELAFRVAPDVPRHAIADIGRFRQVLINLVGNAIKFTQHGEVLVDVRTIGTRVPSTAGQGEMIEVIVRDTGIGISPDKFATIFREFEQADTSTTRKFGGTGLGLAISSRLAKLLGGEIKIESEVGVGSQFSFEVELKPAPVNINDTQQRGVVVVGGTKVLIVDDNETNRLILGEMLGNWGMVPTMAQSGAEALNEMRIAVTAGAPFGIVISDVNMPHMSGYEFISQVRAEAPIGEAPIVILTSGDRDGERELAEKLGVCERLMKPVKQSELFDAIVRVLGVNSPEPTREHHPPTQTIPLEKLRILLAEDNEINQRLAVGLLSKEGHDVTVVADGSLALTMLEKQSFDVVLMDVQMPVMDGYETTRIIREREASSSQRTTIIAMTAHAMKGDREKCLSAGMDEYIPKPVRIATLRERLIAVNQAKAPQPNFTNSDDQNFDEESLHPDPVPTTNPETSSDCDPKMNDHTESPIDWEQAHLTVGGDTHLLCELMGVYLSEVESLMRTFDRANSTDDRKSLRRAAHTLKGASLSVGALATSVVAESLEMVSDDADADEITKRIAEVKSTATRAIKAIEQHLQHQKENRDGS; encoded by the coding sequence ATGGACACTTCCACCAGCGAGCAGTCGCCGCCAACCATGCCCGAAGCCTTCAAAGAGGCTGTGTCCGAATTTCGCTGGTGTGCATCGACCGACGGCAAGCTGATCTGGATCGATCCGAACAGCATTCGATTGTTTGGATGTGATCCAGCGACTCGTTGGGGTGACTTGCAATGTGGGATGCCGTGGGTTCACACCGACGACCAGTCTGTTCGCATTGCGGCGTTCAAACGAGTCTCGAAATCGTTATCCGTCGAATCGACAGACGCGGCATGCGATCCCGTGGCAATCGAATATCGGATCTCGCGTAGCGATGGCAGCCATTGGTGGGTGCACGAGACGATGGCAGGTGAAGCCAACGAAAATGGCGTCCCCATCATCCACAGCTTGGTTCGCATCATCAACCGACGCCGACACTTGGAATCGGCTCTGAAGGATTCCGAAGCGGTCTACCTTTCGTTAGTTGAAAGTCTGCCACTGAGTGTGTTACGCAAAGACCTTCGAGGTCGCATTCAATACGCCAACGCGCGAGCGTGCGAGCAAATTGGACGCTGCGTCGACGAACTGATTGGCAAGTGTGACTTCGATCTGTTCCCAGCCGATCTTGCCAAAAAATACATGGCCGACGACCGTGAAGTGATCGAATCAGGAAAACTGTATCACGATGTCGAACGACACCAAATTGCAGACGACAAACAAGTCCACGTCGAGGTTTGGAAAGCACCGGTGCATAGTGCGCTCGGTGACGTTGTTGGAATTCAGATCATGTTCTGGGACATCACCAATCAAAAAGACGCCGAACATCAAGTCGAGTTCGAACGATTTCTGCTGTCGACGCTTTTGGAAACCGTTCCTGATTCGGTCTACTTCAAAGACACCGACAGCCGCTTCATTCGGATGAGCAAGAGTTGTGCTGCACAATTCGGAATCGACGATCCTCGCAAGGCGGTGGGAAAGTCCGACGCAGATTTCTTTAGCCGAGAATACGCGCGCAAAACATTCTTGGAAGAAAAGCAGGTGATGGAATCCAACGAATCAATTTTGTCACAAATTGAATACGTCACTTTCACCGATGGCAGCGAGGGTTGGTCCAGCACTACCAAAGTGGCTCTGCAGGATAAAAGCGGTCGAATCATCGGTACCTTTGGAATCTCCCGAGACGTCACGGAACAAAAACAGGCCGAACAAACTCTTGCGCAAGAACGCGACTTGCTAAAGACGATCATCAACAATGTCCCTGACTTGATCTATGTCAAAGACCGCGCGGGACGTTTTGTGACCGCAAACGCAGCACTACTGAACCTGCTGGCGCTCGACAGTACCGATCAACTGCTCGGCCGCACGGACTATGATTTTTCGTCGCCTGAAATGGCTTGCGATTACGTGGCCGATGACCAGAACGTGATGCGCAGTCAAAAGCCACTCGTCGATCGCGAGGAAACTCACCGTACCGAAGACGGAAACACAATCTGCCTGTTGACCACGAAAGTTCCTCTGTTTGGCTCGGATGGCGAGGTGCTCGGAGTCGTCGGGATCGGTCACGACATCACCAAACGCAAACGGGCCGACGAAGACATGTTGGCTGCGAAAGAAATCGCTGACAAAGCGAACCGCGCCAAAAGTGATTTCTTAGCGAATATGTCACACGAGATTCGCACACCAATGAACGCGATCATTGGCATGACGGACCTGGTACTCGACACCAAATTGGATCCGAGCCAGCGGAGCTTTTTGTCGATGGTCCAAGAGTCCGCCGATTCACTTTTGTCAGTGATCAACGATATCTTGGACTTTTCAAAAATCGAAGCTGGCAAAATGGACCTTGAACCTCGTGTCTTCGAGATCCGCGAGAGCCTCGGTGACACGATGAAGACACTCGGCTTAAAAGCTCATGCCAAAGGTATCGAACTTGCGTTTCGAGTTGCTCCCGATGTTCCTCGTCACGCCATCGCTGACATCGGCAGATTCCGACAAGTGCTGATCAATCTGGTTGGCAACGCAATCAAGTTTACTCAGCACGGCGAAGTGCTAGTCGATGTTCGAACCATTGGCACTCGAGTGCCGTCGACTGCTGGACAAGGCGAGATGATCGAAGTGATTGTCCGCGACACAGGGATCGGCATCTCGCCGGATAAATTCGCGACGATCTTCCGCGAATTTGAACAGGCCGACACCTCCACGACTCGAAAGTTTGGTGGCACCGGACTCGGCCTCGCCATTTCTTCCCGACTCGCGAAACTGCTCGGTGGCGAAATCAAAATTGAAAGTGAAGTCGGTGTTGGCAGTCAGTTTTCGTTCGAAGTGGAATTGAAGCCTGCGCCCGTCAACATCAACGACACCCAACAGCGTGGCGTCGTAGTGGTCGGCGGCACCAAAGTGCTAATTGTTGATGACAACGAAACCAATCGATTGATTCTTGGCGAAATGCTGGGCAACTGGGGCATGGTGCCAACGATGGCTCAATCGGGTGCCGAAGCGCTCAATGAAATGCGGATCGCTGTGACTGCGGGTGCCCCGTTCGGGATCGTGATTAGCGACGTGAACATGCCACACATGAGCGGCTATGAATTTATTTCTCAAGTTCGCGCAGAGGCACCAATCGGCGAAGCACCAATCGTGATTTTGACCAGCGGTGATCGCGACGGCGAACGCGAACTCGCTGAAAAACTAGGCGTCTGTGAGCGATTGATGAAGCCGGTCAAGCAATCTGAATTGTTTGATGCAATTGTTCGCGTCTTAGGCGTGAACTCGCCTGAGCCGACACGAGAACATCATCCCCCGACGCAAACAATCCCGCTGGAAAAACTGCGCATTTTGCTGGCCGAAGACAACGAAATTAACCAACGATTGGCCGTTGGACTGTTGAGCAAAGAAGGCCATGACGTGACCGTGGTCGCCGATGGTTCCCTAGCACTGACGATGCTCGAGAAGCAGTCATTTGACGTCGTCTTGATGGACGTGCAAATGCCAGTGATGGATGGCTACGAAACGACCCGGATAATTCGCGAGCGAGAAGCGTCGTCCAGCCAACGAACCACGATTATCGCGATGACTGCACACGCGATGAAAGGCGACCGCGAAAAATGCTTGAGCGCGGGCATGGACGAGTACATTCCCAAACCCGTCCGCATCGCCACGCTGCGTGAGCGACTAATCGCAGTTAACCAGGCGAAGGCCCCCCAACCAAACTTTACGAATTCGGACGATCAGAACTTCGATGAAGAATCACTGCATCCCGATCCTGTGCCGACAACCAACCCCGAAACATCAAGCGATTGCGATCCCAAAATGAACGACCACACAGAATCGCCAATCGACTGGGAACAAGCACACCTAACCGTCGGCGGCGATACGCATTTGCTGTGCGAACTGATGGGCGTGTATCTAAGCGAAGTTGAAAGTCTGATGCGAACCTTTGATCGAGCCAACTCGACAGACGATCGAAAGTCGCTGCGGCGTGCAGCCCATACACTTAAAGGTGCATCGCTTTCCGTCGGAGCTTTAGCGACCAGCGTCGTTGCCGAGTCTTTGGAAATGGTTTCTGATGACGCAGATGCAGATGAAATCACGAAACGAATCGCCGAAGTCAAGTCGACCGCGACTCGTGCGATCAAAGCAATCGAGCAACATCTCCAGCATCAGAAAGAAAATCGTGACGGCAGTTAA
- the mog gene encoding molybdopterin adenylyltransferase has product MTAVKIGILTVSDRASRGEYEDLGGPAIAAYLNEVLSCPWTPVQKIVSDDTTIISDALVELCDAHQCCLVITTGGTGPALRDVTPEATEAVCEKMMPGFGELMRKVSLEKVPTAILSRQTAGIRGKSLVVNLPGKPRAIAECLDAVFPAIPYCIDLIVDGTANPPRLETATPRWTAFRPKQS; this is encoded by the coding sequence GTGACGGCAGTTAAAATCGGTATCCTGACGGTCTCGGACCGCGCAAGCCGAGGCGAATACGAGGATTTGGGCGGCCCGGCGATCGCCGCCTATCTGAACGAGGTCCTGTCTTGCCCGTGGACTCCGGTGCAGAAGATTGTCTCGGACGACACAACGATCATTAGCGATGCGTTGGTCGAACTATGCGACGCCCACCAATGCTGTCTAGTGATCACGACCGGTGGCACGGGACCGGCGTTGCGCGATGTGACGCCGGAAGCGACCGAAGCGGTTTGCGAAAAGATGATGCCGGGATTTGGTGAACTGATGCGAAAGGTATCGCTCGAAAAAGTGCCCACGGCGATCCTGTCTCGTCAAACCGCGGGCATCCGCGGCAAATCGCTGGTGGTCAATCTGCCGGGCAAACCACGTGCGATCGCCGAGTGTCTGGACGCCGTCTTCCCAGCAATTCCTTACTGCATCGACCTGATCGTTGACGGCACTGCTAACCCACCCCGATTGGAAACCGCCACACCTCGTTGGACTGCTTTTCGCCCCAAACAAAGCTAG
- a CDS encoding sigma-54-dependent transcriptional regulator: protein MSDRPIELLLVEDEDDFRDTCARWMQRKGHKVTAVSNGAEAIGLCESQHFDVAVFDMNMPGMSGIELLQRVQQASIDIEVIILTGQGTIESAVAAMKMGACDFMTKPCSLGDLEHHCQLARTRGELRRENEQLKAVISRSRPALQMIGESGSMRAVARMIEKVAPTDKPVLIQGASGTGKEVVARAIQQNSPLRDKPFVTINCAALPEQLVESELFGHQKGSFTGATAEKPGLFEIADGGTLFIDEIGEMPLALQPKLLRVLEDGSMRRIGSAKERTVHVRIIAATNRDLTSEVEKGNFREDLFYRINVLPLQLPLLCEREGDIERLIDHYVPASWRVAPEVRAALTAYSWPGNIRQLINVIQRATILADDNEITLNELPAEVLLGGSLGPGHAPRPEPAIQTGSHTAGLDVAKVASAASPGGSIPTLDDIAKSHVLDVLARENGNKAKAARRLGIHRRKLYRLLERFEESSPNESTASTASTAEASQVRNT from the coding sequence ATGTCAGACCGACCGATTGAGTTGCTACTAGTTGAAGACGAAGACGATTTTCGCGACACGTGCGCGCGATGGATGCAGCGGAAAGGGCATAAAGTCACCGCCGTATCCAACGGTGCCGAGGCGATCGGGCTGTGCGAAAGCCAACACTTTGATGTGGCAGTTTTCGACATGAACATGCCTGGGATGTCAGGCATCGAACTGTTGCAACGAGTCCAACAGGCATCCATCGATATCGAAGTCATCATCCTGACCGGCCAGGGCACCATTGAATCGGCCGTTGCGGCAATGAAGATGGGCGCCTGCGATTTTATGACAAAGCCATGTTCGCTTGGCGACCTTGAACATCATTGTCAGCTTGCCCGCACGCGAGGTGAATTGCGACGTGAAAACGAGCAATTGAAGGCCGTCATTTCACGCAGCCGACCGGCGCTTCAGATGATCGGTGAAAGCGGTTCAATGCGAGCGGTCGCCCGGATGATTGAAAAGGTTGCGCCCACTGACAAACCGGTCTTGATCCAGGGCGCCAGCGGAACGGGTAAAGAAGTGGTCGCTCGCGCGATCCAGCAGAACAGTCCTTTGCGAGACAAGCCGTTCGTGACAATCAACTGCGCGGCCTTGCCAGAACAGTTGGTCGAAAGCGAACTGTTCGGCCATCAAAAGGGATCCTTCACCGGCGCCACGGCTGAAAAACCTGGACTCTTCGAAATCGCCGATGGTGGAACATTGTTCATCGACGAAATTGGTGAAATGCCGCTCGCCCTGCAGCCCAAACTGCTTCGTGTCCTTGAAGACGGTTCGATGCGGCGGATCGGTTCGGCCAAGGAACGAACCGTTCACGTGCGGATAATCGCGGCAACCAACCGTGACCTGACCAGCGAAGTCGAGAAAGGTAATTTCCGCGAAGACCTGTTCTACCGAATCAATGTGTTGCCGCTGCAACTGCCGCTGCTGTGTGAACGCGAAGGCGACATTGAGCGATTGATTGATCACTACGTGCCCGCGTCCTGGCGTGTGGCCCCCGAAGTTCGCGCCGCACTTACCGCGTACTCGTGGCCCGGGAACATTCGTCAACTGATCAACGTGATACAGCGCGCGACTATCTTGGCGGACGACAACGAAATCACGCTGAACGAACTGCCCGCCGAAGTATTACTAGGCGGATCGCTAGGCCCCGGACACGCACCGAGGCCCGAACCGGCAATCCAGACCGGTTCACACACAGCGGGGCTGGATGTCGCGAAAGTCGCTTCAGCCGCTTCGCCCGGGGGATCCATTCCGACCCTCGACGACATCGCCAAGTCGCACGTGCTCGACGTCCTTGCCCGAGAAAACGGCAACAAAGCCAAAGCGGCGAGGCGATTGGGGATTCACCGCCGCAAACTGTACCGACTGCTAGAAAGGTTCGAAGAGTCCAGTCCCAACGAATCGACCGCTTCAACCGCTTCAACCGCTGAGGCTTCGCAGGTTCGCAACACCTAG
- a CDS encoding YidC/Oxa1 family insertase periplasmic-domain containing protein has protein sequence MERRLLTFIVSSTAFFLVYMMLRAKFVPQPVAPPAAEMVDPAGNLLVDGAENLEKEGSPSSSETTDPEKLAGNESDSENSDPERSEQAEWITLGSMAADSGYYMLVTVNTRGGGIERIELTERNEDGNLKYRRVDIRHGYLGYLAAEAAMEIDGAIVNVVGPGTPAAECGLQVGDIITSVAGTPVATRGAIDDAVLGTRPGDDVDIEIVRGGTSQTLSASLTEQPLDVVRLAKDGGVDQVAGNLSRQSCLMLLSQVNRKSIELGDNRIPGFESPADLVWSRRESEDIAAGDSQALTLEVELSASEMKSVGGKPVRLKRTYVVSPADYSIDMTLQVDNLADEPQDLAYRLEGPNGVTLEGWWYSNKISPNFSGAAARDVVYNTVAESHELLSGYNLLKTAKKTPNNPYESIFAPDLDDDAKNLRYIGVDAQYFAVAYVPPAEGTSFTTFRRCVAGVVADPLEIPKNQERAVNCSFILDSVIATVPAGGSLRQELQLFAGPKDPEVLEPYQLGQFIYYGWFERFAKLLGSLLHVLSGVGNYALAIILLTVIVRGAMFPLSRKAAVNAQKMQELAPELKKIGEQYKDDMEGRMKAQRELQKRVGFNPMAGCLPMFLQLPIFIGLYRALSVDIELRQQPVVSGSDWASNLAGPDMLSYWGDWMMEYFAGRGTGWLGPYFNILPVLVVGLFLAQQKLFMPPATDEQTAMTQKMMNVMTLMMGLFFFRVPAGLCIYFITSSLWGIGERIFVKKTLPKKSHFDPSMLEGTAVPTTGKASAKQETLVDKIKNKVNKPEPTFDRPNKRKRPKK, from the coding sequence GTGGAACGTCGTCTGCTTACGTTCATCGTCTCTTCGACAGCGTTTTTCTTGGTTTACATGATGTTGAGGGCGAAGTTCGTCCCTCAGCCCGTTGCGCCGCCTGCTGCTGAAATGGTCGATCCGGCTGGCAATCTGCTGGTCGACGGTGCGGAAAACCTTGAAAAAGAGGGATCACCATCAAGTTCTGAAACCACAGACCCCGAAAAACTGGCGGGCAATGAGTCTGATTCCGAAAACTCTGATCCCGAAAGATCCGAACAAGCCGAGTGGATCACGTTGGGATCGATGGCCGCTGATTCAGGCTACTACATGCTTGTCACAGTCAACACGCGGGGAGGCGGGATTGAGCGAATCGAGCTGACCGAGCGAAATGAGGACGGCAATTTGAAATATCGCCGTGTCGATATTCGCCATGGCTATTTGGGATATCTGGCCGCCGAAGCTGCCATGGAAATCGACGGAGCCATTGTTAATGTGGTTGGCCCAGGCACGCCCGCAGCAGAGTGTGGCTTACAAGTCGGCGATATCATCACATCGGTAGCCGGAACGCCCGTTGCCACACGCGGGGCCATCGACGATGCCGTGCTTGGAACACGCCCCGGAGACGATGTTGACATTGAAATTGTCCGTGGCGGAACCTCGCAAACTCTGTCCGCATCACTGACCGAGCAACCGCTCGACGTGGTCCGCTTGGCCAAAGATGGTGGTGTTGATCAAGTTGCCGGAAATCTGTCGCGTCAATCGTGCCTGATGCTGCTGAGCCAAGTGAATCGCAAGAGCATCGAACTGGGCGACAACCGAATCCCCGGATTCGAAAGCCCAGCCGATTTGGTCTGGAGCAGGCGCGAATCCGAAGACATCGCTGCCGGCGACAGCCAAGCTCTGACTTTGGAAGTCGAACTGTCGGCATCAGAGATGAAATCGGTTGGCGGCAAACCGGTCCGACTCAAACGCACCTACGTTGTCTCGCCCGCCGACTACTCGATCGACATGACGTTGCAGGTCGACAACTTGGCCGACGAACCTCAAGACCTCGCCTATCGGTTGGAAGGCCCCAATGGTGTTACGCTCGAAGGTTGGTGGTACAGCAATAAGATCAGCCCCAATTTCTCGGGTGCCGCAGCCCGCGACGTGGTCTACAACACCGTTGCCGAAAGCCACGAACTGCTAAGCGGCTACAACCTGTTGAAGACCGCCAAAAAGACGCCCAACAATCCGTACGAATCGATCTTCGCACCCGACTTGGACGACGACGCCAAGAACCTTCGCTACATCGGTGTTGATGCCCAGTACTTTGCCGTGGCGTATGTTCCGCCGGCCGAAGGCACCTCGTTCACGACATTCCGCCGCTGTGTCGCCGGCGTCGTGGCAGATCCGCTTGAAATCCCCAAGAACCAAGAGCGGGCCGTCAATTGCTCGTTCATCCTGGACAGCGTTATCGCGACGGTGCCGGCCGGTGGATCACTGCGCCAAGAGTTGCAACTGTTTGCCGGCCCCAAGGACCCTGAGGTTCTCGAGCCCTACCAACTGGGCCAATTCATCTATTACGGATGGTTCGAACGTTTTGCAAAACTGCTCGGCAGCCTGCTACACGTGCTATCGGGTGTTGGCAACTACGCTCTCGCAATCATTCTGTTGACGGTGATTGTCCGTGGTGCGATGTTCCCACTTAGCCGCAAGGCCGCAGTGAACGCGCAAAAGATGCAAGAACTTGCCCCCGAACTGAAGAAAATCGGCGAGCAGTACAAGGACGACATGGAGGGCCGTATGAAGGCCCAACGCGAGTTGCAAAAACGCGTCGGCTTCAACCCGATGGCCGGCTGCTTGCCAATGTTCTTGCAATTGCCAATCTTCATCGGGCTCTACCGCGCACTGTCAGTCGATATCGAACTTCGCCAACAGCCCGTCGTAAGCGGATCCGACTGGGCATCGAACCTGGCTGGCCCCGACATGCTGAGTTATTGGGGCGACTGGATGATGGAGTACTTTGCTGGTCGTGGTACCGGATGGTTGGGGCCGTACTTCAATATTCTGCCGGTCCTGGTTGTCGGCCTGTTCTTGGCTCAACAAAAACTGTTCATGCCGCCGGCCACCGATGAACAGACCGCCATGACTCAAAAAATGATGAACGTCATGACGCTGATGATGGGGCTGTTCTTTTTCCGCGTCCCAGCCGGTTTGTGCATCTACTTCATCACCAGCAGCTTGTGGGGAATCGGCGAGCGGATTTTTGTCAAGAAAACGCTGCCCAAGAAGTCGCATTTTGACCCGTCGATGCTAGAAGGCACCGCCGTACCAACAACCGGCAAGGCGTCCGCAAAGCAAGAAACGCTCGTCGACAAAATCAAGAACAAGGTCAACAAACCCGAACCGACCTTTGATCGCCCCAACAAACGCAAACGACCGAAGAAATAG
- the bcp gene encoding thioredoxin-dependent thiol peroxidase, with amino-acid sequence MADWIEPGDKAPAFTLADDTGTKVKLSDLKGKPVVVYFYPRDDTPGCTKEACAFRDRFDELSKLGVHLLGVSADTAASHAKFREKYSLPFPLLVDANHTVSEKYGAYREKNMYGKKSMGIQRSTFLIDADGKVAKVWKRVKVDGHDQQVIDELAK; translated from the coding sequence ATGGCAGATTGGATCGAACCGGGCGACAAAGCACCTGCGTTCACCTTGGCCGACGACACGGGAACTAAGGTAAAACTAAGCGATTTGAAAGGAAAACCGGTCGTTGTCTACTTCTATCCTCGCGACGATACGCCGGGTTGTACGAAGGAAGCCTGTGCGTTCCGTGACCGTTTTGACGAGCTGTCCAAGCTTGGGGTTCACTTGCTTGGGGTCAGTGCCGATACGGCGGCGAGTCATGCAAAATTTCGCGAAAAATATTCTTTGCCATTCCCTCTGTTAGTGGACGCGAACCATACCGTCAGCGAAAAATATGGTGCCTATCGCGAAAAAAACATGTATGGCAAGAAATCGATGGGCATTCAGCGATCGACTTTCTTGATCGACGCCGACGGAAAAGTTGCCAAGGTTTGGAAACGCGTCAAAGTTGATGGGCACGATCAACAGGTGATCGATGAGTTGGCGAAGTAG